The DNA sequence GGCAGACCAGTGAAGGCACCGAAGCGGCGATTCACAATGCCAACGTCGCACTCGGCATCGTCCTGATCGCCAGTCTGTTGCTGCTGTTGGCCCAGGGTCGCTGGGTGATCCTGAGCATCATGGGGCCGCTGAAATCCGCCAGCCGCATCGCCGAAAGTATCGCCCACGGCAACCTCAGCGAACCGATCGCCGAACCGTCCGGCAAGGACGAAGCCAGTGCGCTGATCCGCACGCTGGCGACAATGCAGCGCGACCTGCGGGACATGATCGACGTGGTACGACGCAACGCCCACGGCGTCAGCGGCATGAGCGAACAACTGAGCCAGGGCTGTCATCAGGTGGCCGACAGCAGTCAGCAGCAAAGCACCGCCGCCGGGACCATGGCCGCCGCCGCGAGCCAGATGACCGCCAGCATCGAGGAGATCACCCGTCACGCCGAGCGTGCGCTGAACATGGCCAGTCAGGCCGAGTCACTGGCGAAAAACGGCGGGCAGGTGATCCATCAGGTGGTCAGCGACATGGACGACATCGCCCGTTCCGCCCAGCAGTCGGCGCAGGTGATCCGCACCCTGGATCAGGAATCCGAAGGTATCTTCAACATTATCCAGGTGATCAAGAGCATCGCCGACCAGACCAACCTGCTGGCGCTCAATGCGGCCATCGAAGCGGCACGGGCGGGCGAGCAAGGCAGGGGATTTGCGGTGGTGGCCGATGAGGTGCGCAGTCTGGCTGCGCGCACCAGCGCCTCGACCCAGGAAATCGCCGCGATGGTCGCGCGCATCCAGAACAGCACCCGGGAGGCCGTCAGCAGCATGGAGGCCGGTGTCGCCCAGGTCGACAAGGGCATGGCGGTCACCGCCGACGTCGAACGCGCCATCCGCGAAATCCTCGACGCCACCCTGAGCACCACACAACTGGTCAACGACATCACCCGTACCATCGGCGAACAGAGCCAGGCGAGCAACGAAATTGCCCATCAGGTGGAGATGATCGCGGGCATGTCGGAGGGCAACAGCAAGGTGATCGGTCAGACGGCCAATACCACGGATGAGTTGTCGAGCCTGGCGGGGAGGTTGGCGCAGTCGGTGGATCGGTTTCGGTTGTGAGGGGAATGTAGATATCTGCTCAAGGTGGGATGAGCCAGCGGATCACTGATCCGCTTTTCGCCGTACATTGATGGTTGCCTCAACCTTCAATCTGAAGTTGTACTTCTTGAAGCGGTTCTTCGCATTGAGTTCTGGTTTAACGAAGGGTGACTTTTTGTTGCAGACGTAGGCGATTTTGGGGTGGTAGTTAGCCAGGAATTGCTCGCCGTGTGCATCAATCAAAAATTGAATTGTCGACTCCAATTGTTTGATCCCTTGTCCTTGCCAGCCCCCTCCATCGCGGTCTTTCAACTCAACAAGGTACAGCGCGTCATCAGTCCTCAGCATGCAGTCACATCGATCCCGACCTTTTTCCTCACCGTCTTTGATCACGCATTTGTCAATTGCGGTAAAGACAATCGGTTTTTGGAGCGGGTTCGATACCGAGGCTATCCATTCTTTCCGGTTTCCTGTGTCGACATAAGCCACTGGAAACTCTTGATCGTCACGCAGCCCGAATTCGGCGTCAGTAAACGGACCTGTCTGGCAGCGGATATCAAGAAAATTCACCCTTTCAGCTCCTCCTCGATATCGAGGAGTGCATCAAATAGATCATTGCCTTCTTGCAAGGATCTGTTCAGAAAATTGTCATCGGAAGGAATGCCATCAACCATTGGCAGTTTCGTGATCGATCCAGTTCTTTCATCGGCTTGGTATATCGCCAACTCTTCGGCTTCTAGCAAGGCATGCAAGGGAATAACGGCGGCGAGTTTAGGGAGTAATTCCTTGTCGCGCTTTTTCTGGATAATGCTGTCTTGCAGGTGCTTGCCCTGTACCGAGATGGTCAGGTAATTCACTACGTATGGGCTGTGAGTTGTCAGCACCAGACGGTTGCCCTGACCTTGATTATTGAACTGCAGCAGACTCTGCAAAACGCTCCATTGTGACTGGGGATAAAGATTCTGCTCAGGCTCTTCGACGATATTGATAAACGCTGATTTGTTAAATCTGGAGGACAGCGTGGAGAGAGCAATGCGCCTTTGCTCTTCTGTCAGCGAATCAATGGAAAAGATCTCTTTAACCTCTTTTCTGAAGCGATCCAGCTCATCGGCGCTCATTGTCTCTTGCCGCTCTTCGCTGCGCTCTTGAACCGCCTTGGACAGGTAGTGGCTCACCAGATGCAATGGAACGGCAGACTGAAAGCCACTGGAGGCGTCTGCCAGTCTGAGTTTGTAGTCGGACTCGCGAATATTGAGGATATCGTTGAGCTTGTCATATTCGAGTTCGGCCTGATTGATAGGCAACAGCAAAGTGCCTTTCATATTGGCTTTGGCTGCATCGAATTCGGTCAGGAATTCCTTGAGAGAATCCGAGGACAGTTTCAGCTCGCGAGGGTGTCTGACATAGGAGATGAAGTTTCGCTCAGCAGGCACGTACATGATCTGAGGCAGATGGTAGCTACTACCTTTTGATTCAGTGATATGCAGCTGTCCCCGCATGAAAGAAATCGAGTAGGCCTCGCCCTCGTATTCGATCTCTGTTGCATCGGAGATGTAGTGCTCCAGTCTGTGATAGGTCAGGTACGGTTTGATGAATTTGTTCTTCCTTTCAAACCATTTCTTATCGTAATCACCCCGCACCAACGCCTTCTCTATCCAGGAGAATGTCGAGTAAAGCTTGGCCAGCGTGCTCTTCCCGGAGCCCTGATTCCCCACGAAAACCGTCACGCGTTTGAACTCTATCCAGCCATTGTTCTTCACACCATCGCGGATAGGGCCGAAATGCTTGACGCGTAGTCGGGTCATTGATCACTCCATAGGACGAGCTTGTACGGTTTAGCGATGCAGCATATCAGGGCAGGGGACAAACGGGAGGAGCATATTGGAGCGAAATGGACAGGTAGGTAAAGTGCTTACCAAGGGAGAGAGCTCTGACGAGGTACTCGCCAGAGCCTTCTATTTTAATCAGAACTTGTACGCCTGACGCCCCACCAGCAACCACTTCCCATCCTGCCTCTGCCAGATCTGGAAGTTCTCGATTTCAGTCGGTACGACTTCGGTGCCCTTCAGTGCCTGCGCCGAAAAGTGATGGCGTACCAGCGCGGTGTCACCGGACAGGGTGATGGTCTGGTTTTGCATCTCCAGAGTCTTGAACGCGCTCCTGCCGGTTTCGATATCGGCAATGAAGGCTTTCTTGTCCTGGATCTTGCCGCTGGAGTGGCCGTAGGTGAGGTTGTCGGCGGTCAGTGCGTTCAGTTCGGCAACGTCCTTGTGCAACATCGCGTGGGTCAGGTGATCGACGGCCTGGGCGACGTCCTGTTCCGCCGGGGCGGCGGCAACGTAGCCACTGAAGAGGCAGGCGAGACCGAGCAGCAGTCTGGATTTGTTCATGGGTATTCCTTGTTGTTGTAGGTAATGAAGACGACTGGGTTATTTGTCAGTCGTCGTACAACTTAGCAGGAATGGGACGGCGTTAGAAAGCGCTTGAGGAACCTATTGAAAACTATCCGGTCGCGAACAGACGCGCGGGTTTGCCATGACGTGATATTCTTCGCGCCACTTGGTTTGACCTAATTCAGTCTGGCGCGCTTTTCGGCGGGCCAGGCAGAACCCCTGTCGCTCAAGTAGCTGAAGCCAA is a window from the Pseudomonas gozinkensis genome containing:
- a CDS encoding AAA family ATPase; translated protein: MTRLRVKHFGPIRDGVKNNGWIEFKRVTVFVGNQGSGKSTLAKLYSTFSWIEKALVRGDYDKKWFERKNKFIKPYLTYHRLEHYISDATEIEYEGEAYSISFMRGQLHITESKGSSYHLPQIMYVPAERNFISYVRHPRELKLSSDSLKEFLTEFDAAKANMKGTLLLPINQAELEYDKLNDILNIRESDYKLRLADASSGFQSAVPLHLVSHYLSKAVQERSEERQETMSADELDRFRKEVKEIFSIDSLTEEQRRIALSTLSSRFNKSAFINIVEEPEQNLYPQSQWSVLQSLLQFNNQGQGNRLVLTTHSPYVVNYLTISVQGKHLQDSIIQKKRDKELLPKLAAVIPLHALLEAEELAIYQADERTGSITKLPMVDGIPSDDNFLNRSLQEGNDLFDALLDIEEELKG
- a CDS encoding methyl-accepting chemotaxis protein, producing the protein MAAAASQMTASIEEITRHAERALNMASQAESLAKNGGQVIHQVVSDMDDIARSAQQSAQVIRTLDQESEGIFNIIQVIKSIADQTNLLALNAAIEAARAGEQGRGFAVVADEVRSLAARTSASTQEIAAMVARIQNSTREAVSSMEAGVAQVDKGMAVTADVERAIREILDATLSTTQLVNDITRTIGEQSQASNEIAHQVEMIAGMSEGNSKVIGQTANTTDELSSLAGRLAQSVDRFRL
- a CDS encoding nuclear transport factor 2 family protein, with protein sequence MNKSRLLLGLACLFSGYVAAAPAEQDVAQAVDHLTHAMLHKDVAELNALTADNLTYGHSSGKIQDKKAFIADIETGRSAFKTLEMQNQTITLSGDTALVRHHFSAQALKGTEVVPTEIENFQIWQRQDGKWLLVGRQAYKF